The following proteins are co-located in the Callithrix jacchus isolate 240 chromosome 10, calJac240_pri, whole genome shotgun sequence genome:
- the MS4A18 gene encoding membrane-spanning 4-domains subfamily A member 18, with the protein MTEQVIEANSVPGITAPGNVHVIQPSYSVASGSHVQPSGVTAYPVSPKVIQYATGRANLQNQFVVDQNPVAGAPSQPLGYQQQYLVGAASLQTAPGVIQYAQGTTNFQTRPGNPQNPLNANPGLTPTSNSFQWNMSFSSFTAFDPKKFINEEVRTLGAIQILIGLTHIFSAIHPVLYRCTLLPYCSTTGISGYPVWGGLFYITSGSLSVWASKDPSPCVVDTSVGLNVISALSSLVGIVILFVDLCTDYKLVDIKTICGGLLPFALLEFILTCVVSYFGCQATCCRQFGNATGIPAIFSFNPSSTTTSPVNVTTGPVNATTGPVNVTTGPVNATTSPVNAATSPVNVTTGPVNTTTGPANTTTNSVNAIYTNNVPPEPSYQEITDLPKAR; encoded by the exons ATGACGGAACAGGTGATTGAAGCCAACAGTGTGCCTGGCATTACTGCCCCAGGTAATGTTCATGTCATCCAGCCCAGCTACTCTGTGGCCTCTGGAAGTCATGTGCAGCCTTCAGGGGTGACCGCTTACCCAGTCTCACCAAAAGTAATCCAGTATGCTACAGGAAGAGCAAACTTACAGAACCAGTTCGTGGTGGACCAGAACCCAGTGGCCGGTGCACCGAGTCAACCCCTTGGGTATCAGCAGCAGTATCTGGTGGGAGCAGCCAGTTTGCAGACTGCGCCTGGAGTGATCCAATACGCACAGGGAACGACGAATTTCCAGACACGACCTGGCAACCCTCAGAATCCTCTGAATGCTAACCCTGGGCTGACACCCACCTCAAACTCGTTCCAATGGAACATGTCATTTTCATCATTTACTGCATTTGATCCCAAGAAATTCATAAATGAGGAGGTCAGAACATTAGGG GCCATCCAGATCCTCATCGGCCTGACGCACATCTTCTCTGCAATTCACCCTGTGCTGTATCGCTGTACTCTTTTGCCATATTGTTCTACAACCGGGATTTCAGGGTACCCAGTCTGGGGAGGACTATTC TATATTACATCTGGATCCCTCTCAGTATGGGCTTCAAAGGACCCCAGCCCTTGTGTG GTGGACACCAGCGTTGGCCTGAACGTCATCAGCGCACTCTCGTCCCTCGTCGGGATCGTCATTCTCTTTGTAGATCTGTGCACTGACTATAAGCTG gTAGATATAAAGACAATTTGTGGTGGTCTGCTCCCCTTCGCCCTCCTGGAGTTCATCCTCACTTGTGTGGTCTCATATTTTGGGTGCCAGGCTACCTGCTGCAGACAATTTGGG AATGCAACAGGGATTCCAGCCATATTCAGTTTCAACCCATCCAGTACTACCACCAGCCCTGTCAATGTGACCACTGGCCCTGTCAATGCTACCACCGGCCCTGTCAATGTGACCACCGGCCCTGTCAATGCTACCACCAGCCCTGTCAATGCTGCCACCAGCCCTGTCAATGTGACCACTGGCCCTGTTAACACCACCACTGGCCCTGCCAACACTACCACCAATTCTGTCAATGCTATCTACACCAACAATGTACCCCCTGAACCCTCATATCAAGAAATAACTGATTTGCCCAAAGCTAGATGA
- the MS4A15 gene encoding membrane-spanning 4-domains subfamily A member 15: MSAAPTSNGVFVVIPPSNASGLRPPPAILPTSVRQSPGIMQFEEPPLGAQTPRTTQPPDLQPMETFLTGEPKALGTVQILIGLIHLGFGSVLLMVRRGHVGMFFIEGGVPFWGGACFIISGSLSVAAEKSHTSCLVRSSLGTNILSAMAAFAGTAILLMDFGVTNWDVGRGYLAVLTIFTILEFFVAVIATHFGCQATRAQANAPVIFLPNAFSADFNILSPAASPPPAYDNVAYMPKEVSE, from the exons ATGTCTGCAGCTCCCACCAGCAATGGGGTGTTTGTTGTCATCCCGCCGAGCAATGCCAGTGGCCTCCGCCCACCTCCAGCCATTCTGCCCACCTCCGTGCGCCAGTCTCCAGGGATTATGCAGTTTGAGGAGCCACCGCTGGGGGCACAGACACCAAGGACCACACAGCCACCTGACTTGCAGCCCATGGAGACATTCCTGACAGGAGAGCCCAAAGCTTTAGGG ACGGTCCAGATCCTCATCGGCCTCATCCACCTGGGCTTTGGCAGTGTGCTGCTCATGGTTCGCCGCGGCCACGTGGGGATGTTCTTCATCGAGGGCGGCGTCCCCTTCTGGGGAGGAGCCTGC TTCATCATCTCCGGATCCCTCTCAGTGGCAGCGGAGAAGAGCCACACCAGCTGCCTG GTGAGGAGCAGCCTGGGCACCAACATCCTCAGCGCCATGGCGGCCTTTGCTGGGACGGCCATCCTGCTCATGGATTTTGGTGTAACTAACTGG GATGTGGGCAGGGGCTATCTGGCCGTGCTGACTATCTTCACCATCCTGGAGTTCTTCGTCGCAGTCATTGCCACCCACTTCGGGTGCCAGGCCACTCGTGCCCAGGCCAACGCA CCCGTGATCTTTCTGCCAAACGCCTTCAGTGCAGACTTCAACATCCTCAGCCCGGCAGCCTCTCCGCCCCCTGCCTATGACAATGTGGCATATATGCCCAAGGAGGTGTCTGAGTAG